A region from the Cannabis sativa cultivar Pink pepper isolate KNU-18-1 chromosome 9, ASM2916894v1, whole genome shotgun sequence genome encodes:
- the LOC133030847 gene encoding uncharacterized protein LOC133030847: protein MAEIRSDSKSVVVSDVVPVMSKITDHKLIGSNYLEWSKTIRLYLRSIDKDDHLIDDPPEETNDSRKIWLREDARLFLQIRNSIDIEVISLINHCELVKELMGYLEFLYSGKDNISRIYDVCKAFYRAEKQDKSLMNYFMAFKKTYEELNVLLPFSPDVKVQQRQREQMAIMSFLAGLSSEFDSAKSQVLSGSDVSSLQDVFTRVLRTETTSSTPLNSALVSRNNSAPERNSTPSGFKGGNSQGPDNRTPNSGSIMCNYCKKPGHTKFECRKLQFKNRQQHSANIASTSDASDKSVLISADDFAKFSRYQETLKSSSSSVTAIADSGNSNACLLSKSSKWVIDSGATDHMTGSYDEEDYW, encoded by the exons atggcagagataagatcagattcaaaatcagttgttgtttctgatgttgttcccgtaatgtctaaaatcacggatcataagttgattggttcgaattatttggaatggagtaagacgattcgactgtatttgaggagtattgacaaagatgatcacttgattgacgatcctcctgaagaaacaaacgattcaaggaaaatatggctccgtgaggatgctcgcttgttccttcaaattcgaaattctatcgatattgaggtaattagtttgattaatcattgtgaattggttaaagaactaatgggttacttggagtttttgtattctggcaaagacaacatatctcgcatatatgatgtttgcaaagctttttatcgcgcggagaaacaagataagtctcttatgaattattttatggctttcaagaaaacatatgaagaacttaatgtgctattaccgtttagtcctgatgtaaaagttcaacagcgccaacgagaacagatggctattatgagttttcttgcaggactctcatctgaatttgactctgcaaagtcacaagttctctctggttctgatgtctcctctttacaagatgtgtttactcgtgttcttcgcacagagactacctcttcaactcctctgaatagcgccttggtgagtcgtaataattctgcaccggaaagaaactctactccaagtggatttaaaggaggtaattcacaaggacctgataaccgcacaccaaattctgggagcatcatgtgcaattattgtaagaaaccaggccacaccaagtttgagtgtaggaagttacaatttaagaatcgacaacaacactctgccaatattgcaagcactagtgatgcatctgacaaatcggtccttatttctgctgatgactttgccaagttctcaaggtatcaggaaacacttaagtcttcatcttcttctgtcACTGCGATTGCTGATTCAGGTAACTCTAATGCCTgccttctttccaaatcctcaaaatgggtcattgattctggtgccacaGATCATATGACAG gatcttatgacgaagaagattattggtaa